One region of Acidimicrobiia bacterium genomic DNA includes:
- the mfd gene encoding transcription-repair coupling factor, with product MNNDQSAIFSNISNAFAKSSIGDIFRTTIGDSLVVPSRSRALASAIMSKQHNEESIVVVTSTIAQAESLSADIKAFIDPSDVELLPCWETLPFERISPSIETMGIRSHVISRMGSLKRPKVIVGSARAICQKLSRIFDAIEVEIKITIGKDFSQDFLISKLVEIGYSREQQVEARGEFAIRGSILDIYCSTSIHPIRIEFWGDTVERINTFSLSDQRSVEKLEMIVIAPARELIVNDSLKEKAKKAAIEHPWAQESFLKIEQGLIFEGMESFLPFLTEDKLGFLSLLKPSDPIVFCDSGQIESRLEDLKNEEEALSKTLSVTWDAKLENTPSMFVDFETLSNVSNLKTFWDSVPKSPNVASIAGFGFNTTRSDIGELVTKLNDLKNVGNSVFLVSDSVAGVNRLSNKLSDEGLSIISLDKIDQTLAFQPGIYSCVGDIEEGTICSTFKIAIITDHELAGKRYVRRRTTTNKRAVQTYDDLSVGDYVVHHHHGVGRFEGLETKTMVGVTREYLILSFKGSDKLFVPSDQVGLVRKYIGGEKPTLHKLGGSDFEKTRSSVKNQVNLIAQELVVLYRKRINSSGIQYSPDTPWQKEMEDLFPFELTIDQARAIEEVKVDMETAHPMDRLICGDVGFGKTEVAMRAAFKATQDSRQVAVLVPTTLLATQHGISFEERFSPFGLRVETLSRFKTSKEQDKIVQDVKDGLVDVVIGTHRLLSKDIKFKDVGLLIVDEEQKFGVSHKEAIKHFAHNVDVLTLTATPIPRTLEMSLTGIRDLSMITTPPENRQPILTYVHEYDERAVAEAIRRELLREGQVFFVHNRVKDLEHFADKIRDLIPEARVVTAHGQMRDNQLENVVNDFYDRKYDVLISTTIVESGLDLPAVNTLIVDRADTLGLAQLYQLRGRVGRRGQRAYAYLFSPKNQALSHLAYERLKTIGEFTELGSGFKIAMRDLEIRGAGSLLGDVQSGHIAAVGFDLYCEMVTEAIDELNGIEKEELVDVTIDIPGDALIPQDYVATQDQRFDLYRRLSIAKTENEIDEISIEIKDRFGIMPTVCENLIEITKLRVACQLVGISSVLRSRQFYRFIGAQLSQSQQIRLQRVFKDAIYKEAHILGQSEIVIELKTIRSTLNITNNDIPVTLIAFISAMYDTKQLI from the coding sequence ATGAATAACGATCAGTCAGCCATATTTTCAAATATATCAAATGCCTTTGCTAAGTCGTCAATAGGAGACATATTCAGGACAACTATTGGTGATTCATTGGTAGTGCCGTCGCGCTCACGCGCACTAGCTAGTGCAATTATGTCTAAACAACATAATGAAGAATCTATAGTTGTCGTCACATCAACTATTGCGCAAGCTGAATCTTTAAGTGCAGATATAAAAGCATTTATTGATCCAAGTGATGTTGAACTATTGCCATGTTGGGAAACGCTTCCATTCGAACGTATTTCGCCTTCCATTGAAACAATGGGTATTCGATCACATGTAATCTCAAGAATGGGATCACTTAAAAGACCAAAAGTCATTGTTGGATCAGCACGTGCAATATGTCAAAAGCTTTCAAGAATTTTTGATGCTATAGAAGTAGAAATAAAAATAACAATTGGAAAAGATTTTTCTCAAGATTTCCTCATTAGTAAGCTCGTTGAAATTGGTTACTCGCGTGAACAACAAGTTGAAGCTAGAGGCGAGTTCGCTATACGTGGATCGATATTAGATATTTACTGTTCAACATCAATACACCCTATTCGTATTGAATTTTGGGGAGATACCGTTGAGCGGATAAACACATTTTCTTTAAGTGATCAGAGAAGTGTTGAAAAACTCGAAATGATCGTAATAGCACCAGCAAGAGAATTAATTGTAAATGATTCATTAAAAGAAAAAGCAAAAAAAGCTGCGATAGAACATCCATGGGCTCAAGAATCATTCCTAAAAATTGAACAAGGTTTGATTTTTGAAGGTATGGAATCATTCCTACCATTTTTAACTGAGGATAAACTCGGATTTCTATCATTATTAAAACCAAGTGATCCAATAGTGTTTTGTGATAGCGGTCAAATTGAATCTCGCTTGGAAGACTTAAAGAATGAAGAAGAAGCATTAAGTAAAACATTAAGTGTTACCTGGGATGCAAAATTAGAAAATACTCCTTCAATGTTTGTTGACTTTGAAACCTTAAGCAATGTTTCAAACTTAAAAACTTTCTGGGATAGTGTACCTAAATCACCAAATGTTGCATCAATCGCTGGTTTTGGCTTTAATACAACTAGAAGCGATATTGGTGAATTAGTTACAAAGTTAAATGACTTAAAAAATGTTGGTAATTCAGTTTTCCTAGTTTCAGACTCAGTTGCTGGTGTTAATCGATTATCTAATAAATTATCCGATGAGGGTCTTAGTATAATCTCGTTAGACAAGATAGATCAAACATTAGCCTTTCAACCTGGTATCTATTCATGTGTTGGCGATATTGAAGAAGGAACAATATGTTCTACTTTCAAAATCGCGATTATTACTGATCACGAACTAGCAGGTAAACGCTATGTTCGTCGTCGGACTACGACAAATAAACGAGCTGTTCAAACTTATGATGATCTGTCTGTGGGCGATTATGTAGTACATCATCATCATGGTGTTGGTCGTTTTGAGGGTTTAGAAACAAAAACAATGGTGGGAGTAACACGCGAATATTTAATACTTTCATTTAAAGGAAGCGATAAACTTTTTGTACCTAGTGACCAAGTAGGTTTAGTTCGAAAATATATCGGTGGAGAAAAACCAACATTACATAAACTCGGTGGTTCAGATTTCGAAAAGACGCGAAGCTCGGTAAAAAACCAAGTAAATCTAATAGCTCAAGAATTAGTTGTGTTGTACAGAAAACGAATAAATTCTTCAGGTATCCAATACAGTCCGGATACACCATGGCAAAAAGAAATGGAAGATTTGTTTCCATTTGAGTTAACAATAGATCAAGCACGTGCTATCGAAGAAGTTAAAGTTGATATGGAAACTGCTCATCCAATGGACAGATTGATATGTGGCGATGTTGGTTTCGGAAAAACAGAAGTAGCTATGCGTGCAGCTTTTAAAGCAACACAAGATTCTCGTCAAGTAGCAGTATTAGTTCCAACCACATTATTAGCAACGCAACATGGAATATCATTCGAAGAAAGATTCTCACCATTTGGATTAAGAGTAGAGACATTATCACGATTCAAAACTTCAAAAGAGCAAGATAAAATTGTTCAAGATGTAAAAGATGGTCTAGTAGATGTTGTGATTGGAACACATAGATTATTAAGTAAAGATATTAAATTTAAAGATGTAGGATTATTGATTGTAGATGAAGAGCAGAAGTTTGGAGTAAGTCACAAAGAAGCAATTAAGCATTTTGCTCATAATGTTGATGTGCTCACTTTAACCGCAACTCCTATTCCGCGTACCTTGGAAATGTCACTTACAGGTATCCGGGATTTGTCAATGATTACAACTCCACCAGAAAATCGACAACCAATTTTGACATATGTACATGAGTATGATGAACGTGCTGTTGCAGAGGCAATTAGAAGAGAGCTTTTACGAGAAGGTCAGGTTTTCTTTGTGCATAATAGGGTAAAAGACCTCGAGCATTTCGCAGATAAAATTCGTGATTTAATACCCGAAGCTAGGGTTGTTACTGCACACGGACAGATGAGAGATAATCAATTAGAAAATGTAGTTAATGATTTTTATGACCGCAAATACGATGTTCTAATTTCTACAACGATTGTAGAATCAGGGCTGGATCTTCCAGCAGTAAACACACTAATAGTCGATAGAGCAGACACTTTAGGACTAGCACAACTATATCAACTACGTGGACGTGTTGGTCGTAGAGGACAACGAGCTTATGCCTATTTATTTTCACCAAAGAATCAGGCGTTAAGCCACTTAGCCTATGAACGATTAAAAACTATTGGTGAATTTACAGAATTAGGATCTGGTTTCAAAATAGCTATGCGCGATTTAGAAATACGTGGCGCTGGATCATTGCTAGGAGATGTACAATCTGGCCATATTGCAGCGGTTGGTTTTGACTTGTATTGCGAAATGGTCACAGAAGCAATCGATGAATTAAATGGTATAGAAAAAGAAGAACTTGTAGACGTAACAATTGACATTCCCGGTGATGCATTAATACCACAAGATTATGTTGCAACCCAAGATCAAAGATTTGATCTCTATCGCAGGCTTTCAATTGCAAAAACAGAAAACGAAATTGACGAAATATCTATAGAAATAAAAGATCGCTTTGGCATAATGCCAACAGTTTGTGAAAATTTGATTGAGATTACAAAATTAAGAGTTGCTTGTCAATTGGTCGGAATTTCATCAGTGCTGCGAAGTCGCCAATTTTATAGATTTATAGGTGCACAATTGAGCCAGAGTCAACAAATACGTTTACAAAGAGTATTCAAAGATGCGATTTATAAAGAAGCCCATATTTTAGGGCAAAGCGAGATCGTTATAGAGCTAAAAACGATAAGGTC
- a CDS encoding 50S ribosomal protein L25: QVPLHLEGEAVGVKDGGMLDQSEFTITVSAKPNDIPNSIEHDVSEMEIGGVLLLSELKLPAGVVAIGEDDLALCSVLAPRTITAEEEAADAEAAAASAEQSAASAEAAGEAPGDTAPAKEAK; this comes from the coding sequence CAAGTACCTCTACACCTCGAAGGTGAAGCTGTTGGAGTTAAAGATGGCGGTATGCTTGACCAGTCAGAATTTACGATAACTGTTTCTGCGAAGCCTAACGATATTCCTAATTCGATTGAACACGATGTTTCTGAAATGGAAATTGGTGGAGTGCTATTATTAAGCGAACTTAAGTTACCTGCAGGCGTTGTAGCTATTGGCGAAGACGATCTTGCATTATGTTCTGTATTAGCTCCACGTACAATAACTGCCGAAGAAGAAGCAGCAGATGCAGAAGCAGCAGCGGCATCAGCCGAGCAATCAGCGGCATCAGCCGAAGCAGCTGGTGAAGCTCCTGGCGATACAGCTCCTGCTAAAGAAGCAAAATAA
- a CDS encoding aminoacyl-tRNA hydrolase, translating into MVISSNLIVVDFIIVGLGNPGKEYELTRHNVGYLVIDILCNRYGGSLKKETPNSMADTIRIGDKKVLIAKPTTYMNDSGKGVGEIIRRYKSEPKQLIVIQDELDLELGDVKIKVGGGLAGHNGLKSIKDHIQSSDFIRIRIGIGKPTHSSRGASHVLKAFSKKETEEFKISCEHAADAIELIINTDIANAMNQIH; encoded by the coding sequence ATAGTAATTTCATCTAATCTAATTGTCGTGGATTTTATTATTGTAGGGCTAGGAAACCCTGGTAAAGAATATGAACTAACGAGACACAATGTCGGCTATTTAGTGATAGATATTTTGTGCAATCGTTATGGAGGATCATTAAAGAAAGAAACACCAAATTCGATGGCCGATACTATACGGATTGGTGATAAAAAAGTACTGATTGCAAAACCTACAACTTATATGAATGATTCGGGCAAAGGTGTTGGAGAAATCATTCGAAGATATAAATCGGAACCTAAGCAACTTATAGTTATACAAGATGAACTCGATTTAGAGTTAGGTGATGTAAAAATAAAAGTTGGCGGAGGTTTAGCAGGACACAATGGATTGAAATCAATTAAGGACCACATACAATCTTCAGATTTCATAAGAATCAGAATTGGTATTGGTAAACCAACTCATTCGTCACGAGGGGCTAGTCATGTTCTTAAAGCATTTTCTAAAAAAGAAACAGAAGAATTTAAAATATCTTGTGAACATGCAGCGGATGCTATTGAATTAATAATTAATACTGATATAGCAAATGCTATGAACCAAATACATTAA